Proteins from a genomic interval of Stenotrophomonas sp. WZN-1:
- the trxB gene encoding thioredoxin-disulfide reductase, producing MSTTRHIPLLILGSGPAGWTAAVYAARANLNPVVITGLQQGGQLMTTTEVDNWPGDAHGLMGPDLMARMQAHAERFETEVIFDHIHTADVTQRPFKLIGDSAEYTCDALIIATGATAKYLGIPTEEAFKGRGVSACATCDGFFYRDHDVVVVGGGNTAVEEALYLSNIARKVYLVHRRDSLKAEKIMQDKLFAKVAAGKIETVWHHQVDEVLGNEAGVTGVRVKSTLDGSTRDIDAHGFFVAIGHHPNTSLFEGQLTMNNGYLDIRSGLGGNATQTSVEGVFAAGDVADQHYRQAITSAGFGCMAALDAERYLDALKISDQQQRKSAA from the coding sequence ATGAGCACGACCCGACACATCCCGTTGTTGATCCTCGGTTCCGGCCCGGCCGGCTGGACCGCAGCCGTCTACGCCGCCCGGGCCAACCTGAACCCGGTGGTGATCACCGGCCTGCAGCAGGGCGGCCAGCTGATGACCACCACCGAGGTGGACAACTGGCCGGGTGACGCCCACGGCCTGATGGGCCCGGACTTGATGGCACGCATGCAGGCCCACGCCGAGCGCTTCGAGACCGAAGTGATCTTCGACCACATCCACACCGCCGATGTGACCCAGCGCCCGTTCAAGTTGATCGGCGACAGCGCCGAATACACCTGCGACGCGCTGATCATCGCCACCGGCGCCACCGCCAAGTACCTGGGCATTCCGACCGAAGAGGCCTTCAAGGGCCGCGGCGTGTCGGCCTGCGCCACCTGCGATGGCTTCTTCTATCGTGACCACGACGTGGTCGTGGTCGGCGGCGGCAACACCGCCGTGGAAGAAGCGCTGTACCTGTCCAACATCGCCCGCAAGGTCTACCTGGTCCACCGCCGCGACAGCCTGAAGGCGGAAAAGATCATGCAGGACAAGCTGTTCGCCAAGGTCGCCGCAGGCAAGATCGAAACCGTTTGGCACCACCAGGTGGATGAAGTGCTGGGCAATGAGGCCGGCGTCACCGGCGTGCGCGTGAAGTCCACCCTGGACGGCAGCACCCGCGACATCGACGCCCACGGCTTCTTCGTGGCCATCGGCCACCACCCCAACACCAGCCTGTTCGAGGGCCAGCTGACCATGAACAACGGCTACCTGGACATCCGATCGGGCCTAGGCGGCAATGCCACCCAGACCTCGGTGGAGGGCGTGTTCGCCGCCGGCGACGTGGCCGACCAGCACTACCGCCAGGCCATCACCTCGGCCGGGTTCGGCTGCATGGCCGCACTGGATGCGGAGCGCTACCTGGATGCACTCAAGATCTCCGATCAACAGCAGCGTAAGAGCGCCGCCTGA